In a single window of the Longimicrobiaceae bacterium genome:
- a CDS encoding DivIVA domain-containing protein, with the protein MIDLTPLDVRKKKGDFRKVMRGYDPEAVDNFLDEVAARFEELVRENTALAAKAEGMTDAITDYRQRERAMNEALVSAQQLREDMREQATRESDFLLREARTEGERIVAEARRAAGGAAESLKRIQAQRTRYLRLFRALVERQLGEIEQEEERGIAAARIEAENEEAADGE; encoded by the coding sequence ATGATCGACCTTACACCGCTGGACGTCCGTAAGAAGAAGGGCGACTTCCGCAAGGTGATGCGCGGCTACGACCCGGAAGCGGTGGACAACTTCCTGGACGAGGTCGCCGCTCGCTTCGAGGAGCTGGTGCGCGAGAACACGGCCCTGGCCGCCAAGGCCGAGGGCATGACCGACGCCATCACCGACTACCGCCAGCGCGAGCGGGCGATGAACGAGGCGCTCGTGAGCGCCCAGCAGCTCCGCGAGGACATGCGCGAGCAGGCCACGCGCGAGAGCGACTTCCTCCTCCGCGAGGCGCGCACCGAGGGCGAGCGCATCGTGGCCGAGGCGCGGCGTGCGGCGGGCGGCGCGGCCGAGTCGCTGAAGCGCATCCAGGCGCAGCGCACGCGCTACCTGCGCCTCTTCCGCGCGCTGGTGGAGCGGCAGCTGGGCGAGATCGAGCAGGAAGAGGAGCGCGGCATCGCGGCCGCGCGCATCGAGGCGGAGAACGAGGAAGCGGCGGATGGCGAGTAG
- a CDS encoding purine-nucleoside phosphorylase encodes MASSVEAPAGASLAEQVASAVAAIRARTQAAPSVGIVLGTGLGALARRIEVETSIPYEEIPGFPLSTVESHSGRLLFGTLGGKQVVAMQGRFHMYEGYSLQQVTFPVRVMRALGADVLVVSNACGGMHPYWSPGDLMLITDHINLLGDNPLVGANDDAMGPRFPDMSEPYDAGLQALARDVATERGIVLRRGVYVAVPGPNLETRAEYRMLRAMGADVVGMSTVPEVIVGVHSGMRVMGVSIITDECYPDSLQPATLEAIIAIATGAEPHLTELVEGVVARI; translated from the coding sequence ATGGCGAGTAGCGTGGAAGCTCCGGCGGGCGCCTCGCTCGCGGAGCAGGTGGCGAGCGCGGTTGCGGCCATCCGGGCGCGGACGCAGGCTGCGCCGTCCGTTGGGATCGTGCTCGGGACCGGGCTGGGGGCGCTGGCGCGGCGCATCGAGGTGGAGACGAGCATCCCGTACGAGGAGATCCCCGGCTTCCCTCTGAGCACGGTCGAGTCGCACAGCGGACGGCTGCTCTTCGGCACGCTGGGGGGCAAGCAGGTGGTGGCGATGCAGGGCCGCTTCCACATGTACGAGGGCTACTCGCTCCAGCAGGTGACCTTCCCGGTGCGGGTGATGCGGGCGCTGGGCGCGGACGTGCTCGTCGTCTCCAACGCCTGCGGGGGGATGCACCCGTACTGGAGCCCCGGCGACCTGATGCTCATCACCGATCACATCAACCTGCTGGGCGACAACCCGCTCGTGGGCGCCAACGACGACGCGATGGGCCCGCGCTTCCCGGACATGAGCGAGCCGTATGACGCGGGGCTCCAGGCGCTGGCGCGCGATGTGGCCACGGAGCGCGGCATCGTGCTGCGGCGCGGCGTGTACGTGGCCGTCCCCGGGCCGAACCTGGAGACGCGCGCAGAGTACCGCATGCTCCGCGCGATGGGCGCCGACGTCGTCGGCATGTCGACCGTCCCGGAGGTGATCGTGGGCGTGCACTCCGGGATGCGGGTGATGGGCGTCTCCATCATCACCGACGAGTGCTATCCGGACTCGCTCCAGCCCGCCACGCTCGAAGCGATCATCGCCATCGCCACCGGCGCCGAACCGCACCTGACCGAGCTGGTGGAAGGCGTGGTCGCGCGGATCTGA